The following is a genomic window from Neodiprion lecontei isolate iyNeoLeco1 chromosome 4, iyNeoLeco1.1, whole genome shotgun sequence.
ACATGGATGAGCCGGATCGActgaatcaaaaatttgtaaaaagagaaaatccCGTTGATAAAGTCCCCAGCAGTGTGACTTACGCCGTTGAAAGTGaaggcagaaaaaaaaaacaaaatcactaTTATATAATGGAGATAAATCTGAGCAAATACGATTAATTAACACAAGCTAACGACAAGGtatcaacaatttgagaaacgGTTAACCATAACCACAACGTTTAAGATTGCACTGATGTCGATCACTGATATCGATCGATTCGGATCAACAAATAGTAATACTGAATTGACTAtagagagaaaacaaatttgatatCTATGCTTagtttatggaaaaaaaaacattcacacgaaatgagccatcgtgaaatgaaattgaaggATTCTAATAAATTTCCCACCGTTTTTAAttagtataaaataaaaaatgcatatTCAAGCTCTTGTTGATAATTTAgtctgtttcttttttgcatCTCTAGGCTGAATACCGTAGTTTAAcattacaataatttgataaatacttgGGCTACGATCAGCTTGTaataaattatcagaaaaGTACGGATTTTCAACTCTAGAATCTCTTTGATTCCAAAacaaattcattcaatttactGTGACATCCAGACTGAGttgaaggaattttttttgttcaaccactaaaaattttttcgggtcgaaattttcgaaaacaatcGCTTCTGAAACATTcgcatttcatttttttttttttctttggccTCAAAACTTTTTTGGCACGTTGAAATTAGCAATTACAATAGTAAACTCATTCAAAGAAATAACCTTGTCAACTACAACATAGCAAAATAATTGCTATATGCGATGGACACTATAAGGGTTTGGAATCCAAATTCTACACGAAGACCATCATTCTTACATCTCTTTAGGATAAACTGTATTGATACCATTATCTGTCACCGACTTATTAACAATTTGTAATGggttatattttaattacacATCACGTGTGTAAGTTCTTCCCAATTACAAAATACGaatgtaatttatattttatttacatcgaCTTACAACCTACAAATGTATTTCGTATTTCACTTGTTCCAAAATACGAAATGCGaatataatttgtattttgtagTCGTCTCATTATCGAAATAtgttttgtaatttgtaatataTAAGTGACTAATTACCATTTTCCTCATCACTAGTTCTACCGTAAAAAGACCAACACTTCATGTAACATATTCGACCAATATCTGACCGTCACCCCTTTCGTATCTTCCCTAATTTGTTATTACATTACTTGGCACAAATTTAATGCCATCTAGAAAATAGTCCAGCGATAATAGTTGAAGTCAAAGTAGCATCTGGATATGCGAAACACGGACAATTCTACCCGTACTCAGAGGCGTGGGTTCTGTGATATAAATGCTTACGTACATGCATGTATGTtggtacatatgtacatatcgTGGGTGCATATTTAGATATGTGCAGGGTTTGTATCACAGCGAGCGAGAAGTAGTTCTTTCTGACTCCTACACGGAAGATTCACGCTGACGGTCGATTGATtcatgaatatatgtatgcgCATGTGAAGCAAATCTTTCTGTGTCATACTTACGTGGGCGTCCATTACAGGGTCACTGACTGACGGACTGTCTTGTCTTACCCTTCGATTGGAAAtgacaaagaaaatttttagtcgAGTGACGTGCTTCGATTTTCTATCTGATATCATGTCACTAGTTgtgtttattttaatttcaatattacttataaataattgaatattcagTAATAAAGTTTGAATTCAATTCACTTCGATTCTTGGCAACTTATACTTGACAAATTTTGTCGCTTTTATAAATCGGATCGTATTTTCACGCAGATCAGATCGCCACCGATATTAGGTATCGATAACGGGTGACTTATAATTTACTTATATACTGGCGGCATCGGAAAACTTGAGTCATTTCGGATGAGCTTTATTTACGCCTAGACTTACAACCTATCCTACATGCATATCCAAATAGTAATTGGACTTGGTTGTGCTTACAGCATCGATACATCATAATTGACGACGGACACGGTGCGATGCTTTCTCTCCTATGTACATACATGGACATGGCATGCGTAGCGATGCGACTGAAATTATGTTTTATATTTACCCAACGAGCAACGTATAACTAATGTGAATTGATTGACGCGTcgaaaaacgaatgaaaataacttTGATCGTATCCATTCGTCTATCAGGATGTGTATAAATAAGGTATAGGTATTCCTGACGATTCCTAACGCACTGCAACACTGTCATGAAGTTTTATCATGTACAGGTATATTCAGGATACGGTTCGTTGTGGGCTAAAAAGGACTCGTCAGTTACTATCCAAATTTTATCTATTGatatgaaacgtgaaatgtcacaaaaaaaacttgacaaaGCAAGTATTTTCCTGTCTATTTCCAGATGTATTTAAGTGAAATTATCTCGGAAATTGATTTCCTTCAAATGTCTTCTCACTCACTTTTTATCATAAAAGTTTCAAATAATCGTACACCTGGTCCTGTCCCGATAttcagataaattttcaattcaaaaaagtttcatgaTGAGAAATAACTTGGATGTTGAATATTAAACATGTTTTTCCAACATCTGCTTGGAAAGTTCGATTTTCGATTTCTCTATCCTACCAGAAAAGCTATCAACTTACCGTTTCAAGAAAGTTATTATCGATAGAATTTTCGTATTAACCAATGAACTTCACAATTTTACTGACGTATCTCATTGGTTCATGTACCTTAAATTTCGatcgatcaagcttgatcTGAAACTCCAAGAATAAGGTCCTCAGaagtaaatgaaatttgataagatatccaaaatcaaaaattgataaactaGAGTATGCTGATGTATATCCGTTCATTActagaattgaaaattgatgtgAACTTCAGATTTCGATCAAGCTTGATTGATCCGAACTTCAGAAACATCGATCCAAAATTGGCATCTACATCAATACAAAAAATGAGGCTCTCGGTACTTTAACATTACCTATAACGTACGTTTAATAGAACGCTTTGCATTCCGGGAACAAAGAGCAAAACTATATATAAAACAACGGGATGATGGTACataattgcagaaaaaataatcaaggcTTGGTCGCTTTAACGTACATCAGCGCGTTATGAGTCTTCCATTTCATTGATGGTGAAATTGTTTCTGTATTCAAAATATTGCACAACTGATTGTTCACGCTTTGCAGTCGACGCTGTGTGTCTTATTCCGCATTGCGCTAGCCTCGATTTGTAATCGAATATTAAATACTTTTTAATTAAACCAAGTGCCTCGTCTTCGCCCTTCTCTCATGGTGCCGCTGTACTTATTCTTGGTGGTGAGTCACTTGTGCCGATAAAGGTCTACACGTAAAGCGTGCGCTCACAGACAGAACGGGATAAGACAAGCGTGAACGACTGACCCCTTATATACGTATAGCCAATCTCATCGCGGTCATTGATTACATATCAAATGATCAATACCGACGTCAGAAGGGACCTACGTCATGCAATTCCCAAGATGATCTGATCTTGTTTTACTTGCAAGCAACTAAATTTTTCTGCTGGTATTTCTAGCCTTTCAGTTTGATGATTCACTCATAGAGGAACCTTGCTAATTATAAGAGCTAATTATATGTTACAACAAAAACTGGAATTCAAACAAATCTtgattttgtttcttcttccaGTAATCGGTGTTTCCAAACTCAAagaaaatttgtcaattttttcattctttttttattctttttttttgcaacaaagCGACACACAACgcaaaacaaaaatgtatacTGTTTTCTGTAAGTAATGAGCAATTTTTATGCGCAAAAtaaagtatcttcaaaaaataaaattcaagtatCTTGTAGGATCGAAGAATTACTCATTGCGCTTCCTGTGAATAATGCAGCGACGCATATGGCTCACAAATCCAACAATAATTAAGTCGATCGACGAGAACTTTTGAACGCTGCGGCAAGATCAAAACGACCCTGGATATAGCAGACCGAGAAAGAGATTACGATTGCAGTTTTAGAGATAGCAAGAATAAACGAAAACCATATGCCTGTTACGTGCAGCGGTGCTGACTGAATGGTCGAATCGTCCAACGGCCACGAGGAAAGGACTCGGAGTAACACAACAACTAAACCGAACCAACCGCCCACGGCACGATCTAAACTTAGAAAAATATAACGCACCCTGCACCAAAGCAAGTCGGGATCGCTATCCTCTCGAAGTATACGAGTATACTGCCCTATTAAGGATCCCCTTGAGTCAAGGGCCCCATAAGTGCATCGTTTCTCCTCACGCGCTATGAGCGCAGAAGAGATAGgcaataaataatgatatctTGGTCGAAACTCGTTCTAAGTTGAAAGAATCTCATCACATCTCTAATCTCCATCTATGGATTATTAcgttatatatacgtacatgtgtgtgtatataaatacatgatatatgtatatatatataatatatatatagatctACAACACGACGAAGAGCGCTTATTATTGAAGGCGATGTTCGTCCGCGTACAAATGTACGAGCGTCTGtgaaaaaaactaattaattAGATATAGATTACAGTTTGAAATTGACAGACGCACAAAGTTTACACATTTTTATACGACGTTACGGATGCGTAACGCAAAGATGTCTTGAGCTGGAGTTCAAGTTGACGTGAGATACaggtatgaaaatataaaatgtagGGTCATTGTTTAAGAAAAATCCGCGAAATTTTGCCTGATCTGGTACGAACAGccatttttcacgatttcgtTATTGGGTATTGTAGGGATTAGTCAAGTTgacggtgaaattttcttctcttctgaACAGATGACAATTACACCTGTAATTAGTCGTTACAGTTTCATCGTAACGTGATCATAGCCATATTGTGACGTTCGTAATTGATGAGTAAACTTCAAAATACTTTACCTCTGACAATATTTCAGCTGTCGAGAGAAATACAATTTTGCAATCGAATTTGACGGTAATCTGACGTAGCATATAacgtaaatttttaaagaatttataGTCAAATTTCTGTGGAATGGGGGTCTTTGTAATTGTCATCGTTGAGGGATATTGTACTGATCGCGTTTGAGTAATTTTTGGTACTTGTCAAACTCAAATAACGGTATATCGGTACGAAACCGAGAAGTACTGCTTTAGAGGATTATAAAATCAACACTGTAATTGCTGTATTTGAACTCTCCGTTGAAACGGTAGCTTGCAGCGTATAATTATTTGATGCGATACTAGCTGATTCTCAACGTAAGTAGTGCAAGAGAGATACGTCGAGGGTGATTGTCATTGTTGTAAAACAGAAGCGAACGAGCAATCACGGATGTGCGATAAACGTCGTGGAAgcaaagattaaaaaaatgcgatGCCCTACTTTACAGATTGCTGTATAAAGTATAGACACAAGGGGCCATACTTGAATTATCGTAAGTTCGATTATAGCAGTTTTGAAGCTTCTTCCCCTGCACAAGGATCCGCAAGATATCTTACTTCCCCTTTCCTTTGCCTAATTTTTATGCATTCCTCTTGCCGTACCTTCATTCTGTTAAATTTTCTTCTGTCATATTTCGCTTTCTTATTCGAAATACTGTGAAAGAAACCCGAAGTCGGAAAGCCCCCTttgtaatataaatgaaaattattcctgACTTTAGCCTCGTTACAATATACGATAATACGGTGTCTTAAAATATTCAGTACAATAAAAATACGAACACGAGAGTcgcgtattaaaaaattgtcataaaCAAAGCATCGAGTACAATAActtctttttattaaaattaatcgagggaaattggtttttttgaatttcgacgtCTCTTTCAACAGACGGTATGAATATACCGAACGCTACTTTCTTTCGGTGCGATCGAGTTTGCTATACAAGCTGGAGACCACACAGAAACATGTGGCGACTCCGGGGGTCTTCTTTAACGGAGATGGTAGGGCCGTATACATCATACATGCTTATACATAGGCATATTGTACCCTACCGAAGTATAATCGTTCTCGAAAATGGCCCAGCCTCGACGATTTTAGATAAGAAAATGaggtaattaataataagaTCCGTGAACAACGATTGATATCAGGTATTTCGATGTATAACCAACAATAACCTGTACCAAATCTTTTAAAGTGGCTCTTCACGAAAGTAAATTATCACGTTCGAATAGTTTTCACCTAAACAGTTAAATACCTGTATCACGATCGCTTTCGTTGTGCGCAAAGCTTAGGCAGGTGGAAATCCATAGGACGATATTCCCGTATGGAAGAGATGCACGCATGATGATTATATCCGACCTTTGTCTGTTATGTCTTACTTACCCATTTCATCGTTAATAATTGCAGTttaaagtgaaagaaaaaattgtcccGTATACCTTGTCTACTTATCACGACGACCGTTgacgtgtaataataatatttcccATCAAGTCGAATATGGGTATACGCAGTGTGTTATATCACAGCCCAATTTAAATTCTGTACAATTCATTCTTCCTGCCGGGATACACGCTTATGGCTCCATATCCTGCGTAGGTTCGATTTGTTTCACGTGTCACGTTGCGGCGACACTCGTTACAAATGAATCGTAAACATGACGGGAGCTGGACAGATTTCGACGAGATGTCCCCGTCGTATAAAACTGTTCTTTTACAATATACATCCCATCGTCGCATGTGTTTGCGTTAGGGGGTCCTATGCCTCGCCATCTTGAATCTATTTATTTCGACACCCGCGTAATGCCGTACGTGCGATGCTTATACGTCTCGTGACCCGGCCACCATGGCAATTCGAACTGTACAACAGTAATGTGGTTATTCCATGAAATctaactgaaaattataaacactGCGGTATATCGTAACGTTGATAATCGCTCGTTTATACCGGCTACTGCCGCGCTTTATCGCGCGCTTTTTGCGATACGACGATGACGGAATGTACTTGTGCTGTTTTCTGCGGCTCTCGGAATTGGCAAAACAAAGAGTCATCTAAACCGGAAAtgtcgattaaaaaaattgatctttGTAACTAAGTGTGCATACTTTCGTAACCGATGGCGTGATTTACGGTCGTATTTTCTGCTGGTACTAGTAAATTATCCATCGATAATTAACTGTAGAATGCAAGTGGAAGCAATAATTTAAGATAATTGATTAGGAATCATGCATTTTTCTATGCAGAGGGGCTCTTCAAGCAGGTCTTAGCATATAGGTTCAAGAGAGCTAGtcataaagaaaaaaacttttatcattcagagaaaaaaaaattaacagacATACACTGAAAACGCGTTTTAACCGCCATTTTCTGCTTCTATagtcaaattcaaatttattcaggCATAGGGAAACCTTAATAATTGGAATGTGACTGATGAACAACGtctataataatacaatatatatacatgctcTATTTGTGTTTCAGGAAAGAAAATTTGCTataaatcgaagaaaaatggCAGTCTGCGTCGCCATAATTTAAAATGCTATCAACCACTTGGAACAATGTGCTACGTAATAGTAACCGGTCGCAGTCTCTTTTGGACATTAATGTCCCTGAGTGCTGTGTTAGCTATGTTCTCGGCATTGATGACTCCAAGATGGCTGGCAGGGCCCCCGACTAGTGAAGATATCGGTGAGACTTTCCGAACTGTTTCAATCATAACGAACCATTATATGCAATAATGCCGAAAATACAGTGCCGTTTTTGATTTCACGTAGAAAATGGTACCGCACTTCATGGCAAACCAAATTGGgaagattttaattttgatgGTCTTGCGACACTTTCCTCGACATCTCCTGACTGTTGGAAAGCCGCATTCTTCTTCCTGGCACTTGGATTGGCCGTAATGACAGCCACGGTAGTAGCCGCATTGATAGGTTGCTGCGTCCAGAGTATTGGCAAGAAGAGTATTTTCGACTTAGCTGGCGTTGCACAATCGATTGCGGGTAGGTGAAAAaagatattgagaaaaaaaatgtactatATTTCACGGGATATTGGTATGTAAGTAATTGGCTGAAAAAGTGGATGATTTTTGTGACGGCTCCATATTTTAGGCCTACACCTTACTTCCATTCCAGAAAATCGTATAACGTCACGTAATACGGACTAAAATCTGCGTGGAAAGGcactgaataattttaaaaacctgCGTTTGGATTCGTTTCTTAGTTTTGGATTCTTTGCAGAACAGAATAAACAGCCAGAAAGACAACATAAAATCCCCTATAACCTTTTCACCATGGACGTGAATTTATTCGTTATTCTCGTGAAAATCATCGATGCTGATCCGTTCCGTCATTATGAGCCATCGGCTATCAAAATCCGCTTAGGTTTAAGATAGCTACAGGCATATAAGggaaattgtttatttttcctgCAAATGAGATtagcatatacgtatatataacgCTTGTCAACTGAAAGAGAAAGTATAAATGAATCAAATTGTAAGAATTCATTTTCAGCAGATTTTTTACCGTTAAGAAATAAACGGCTGCAAAAGATATAGACATGAGCTGACTCTTCTCAAAAATCCACAATAGTCGAATTTCGTTCATTCGGTTCATTTTGAGGCTTGACTAACGATAAGATAGATTTCGGtaagaaaatcatttttcgtaattagaaaaaaaaaacttttgattcgAATATTGTGCCCAAATATGATTTTCCCTACTACATTAAAACCCATTCCTAATCTGTAATTTACTTCAATTGTTTTAAGGTATCATGTATCTCCTTGGAATGATTTTGTACGTTGCGGGTTGGGGCTCAAGCAAAATTCAAGGGCTTTGCGGTGATGAAGCAGTGCCTTTTTACCTGGGAAACTGCAGTCTTGGTAAGATATACCTGCGTGTATAATTGCATATTTAGTGATTGTGTGTAGCAGATAATCCTAAATCTTTGTGATTTTTTGCTAACCTATATAT
Proteins encoded in this region:
- the LOC107220887 gene encoding LHFPL tetraspan subfamily member 2a protein produces the protein MCYVIVTGRSLFWTLMSLSAVLAMFSALMTPRWLAGPPTSEDIENGTALHGKPNWEDFNFDGLATLSSTSPDCWKAAFFFLALGLAVMTATVVAALIGCCVQSIGKKSIFDLAGVAQSIAGIMYLLGMILYVAGWGSSKIQGLCGDEAVPFYLGNCSLGWASYLAVLGVLLTFASAVFSSQAEKSTASDKVQDQINEGKTLICLA